The window GAACAACCACGGCCTGTCGTGGTTTGGAACTGCACCCGTCAATGCAACCTGCGCTGCATCCACTGCTATGCCAGCGCGAAAACCAGCAAAGCTCCAGGAGAGTTAGATAACGCTTCCGCTAAAAAGCTGATCCGGGACCTGGCCGATTTCGGGGTGCCGGTTATCCTCTTTTCAGGCGGAGAGCCGCTCATGCGGGTAGATTTGTTCGAGCTCGCGCAGTATGCCCGGGAACTGGGTATCAGGGTGGCACTTTCTACGAATGGCACTTTGATTACTCCGGAGGCAGCCGAGCAGATAAGGCAAATAGGCTTTGCCGAGGTAGGAGTGAGCCTGGACGGCATAGGCGCCAACCATGACCGTTTCCGGGGCAAGTCCGGAGCCTTTCAGGAGGCACTGGGCGGCATAAGGAACTGCGTAGCCCTGGGCCTCAGGGTATCTTTACGACTTACCATGACCCGCTACAACTATCAGGAAATCCCGGCAATACTCAAGTTAACGGAGGACGAGGGGATAAACCGCATATGTTTCTACCATCTCGCCTACGCAGGGAGGGGCGGCAATCTCCAGGCACAGGACCTCACGCACGCCGAGTCACGGGCTGTTGTGGATACCATCTGCGAGCAGGCGCTGTCCATGCACCGGCGCGGGCTGCCCAAGGAAATCCTGACTGTCGGCAACCATGCCGACGGCGTCTATCTCTATCTGCGCTTGCGCAAGCAGGACCCCGAGCGGGCCAGCCGTATGCTGGATCTGCTTAGGATCAACGGCGGCAACAATGCAGGGGTACGGATTGGGGCGGTAGATGGCCTGGGCAATGTCCACCCCGACCAGTTCTGGCAGCAAGCCATCGTCGGCAACGTGCGCGAGAGAAAGTTCGGCGAAATATGGTCTGATCCCTCTCAGCCATTGCTGGCAGGACTGAGAGAACGCAAAAAACTTTTAGAGGGACGCTGTGCCCGCTGCCAGTATCTTGACCTTTGTAACGGCAACCTGCGCGTGCGAGCGGAGGCGGCTTACGGCAACGCCTGGGCAGAGGATCCTGCCTGCTACCTCAGCGATGAAGAAATCGGAATAATCTCATGAGGACTGAAGTAACTTCAAACCTTGTTGGAGAGCAAATCATCACCTCGAGGCTGCAACTGGTCGCCTGGGAGATAACCCGCAGCTGCAACCTGTCATGCGCCCACTGCCGGGCGTCAGCGCAACAGGGCACCTATCAGGGAGAACTCACTACCAATGAGTGTTTCCGCCTGTTAGACCAGATAGCGGCGGCCGCTAAACCCATCATTATCTTGACGGGTGGTGAGCCGCTAGCCCGCCCCGACCTTATACCCATCGCCCGCTATGCCGCCGGCCTGGGGCTGCGGGTAGTCCTCGGCTCAAACGGCACGCTCGTCTCAGGGGATATGGCCCGCAGCCTGAAGGACGTACCGATAGCCCGTCTTGGGGTGAGCCTGGACTTTCCTACCGAGTCGTTACAGGACAAGTTTCGCGGAAAGGCGGGGGCTTTCCGCGAGGCTCTGCAGGGCCTCGCCAACGCCCGGCAGGCAGGGTTGCCCATCCAGATTAACGCTACCATTACCAAACTGAATGTTGCTTACCTGAATGATCTGGTAAACCTGGCAATAGAGGTGGGGGCATCCGCTTTTCACCCGTTCTTGCTGGTACCCACCGGCCGGGGCAAGGGATTGGAATCTGTCGAACTCTCCTCCGAGGAGTATGAGGCGACGCTGAACTGGATATATGATAAGCAGCAGGAGCTGGGAGATCGGATCTTCTTCAAGCCCACCGACGCCCCCCACTACCTGCGCATCGTGAAGCAGCGCGAAAGGAGCCAGCCGGCTGCAGCCTGCCCGACGCCGCAACACTCCGGCCACCACCCTGCCAATAGCCTGAGTCGGGGATGCCTGGCGGGCACTGGATTCTGCTTTATCTCCCATGTGGGCAGGGTGCAGGGCTGCGGTTATCTTGATGTCTCTGCCGGAAACATCAAGGAGCAGACCTTTGGCGAAATCTGGGAAAACTCTCCCCTTTTCCGAGAACTCCGGGACCTCTCCAAAATAAAAGGCAAGTGCGGCGCCTGTGAGTACAAGCGCATCTGCGGCGGCTGTCGCGCCCGCGCTTACGAGACCAGCGGGGACTACCTGGCGGCCGAACCCTATTGCGTCTACCAGCCCCGGGCCTGCGGGGAGAGCGCGAATGCGTGACACGATTGCGGTTAGTCCGGACGGACGCCTCCTCCAACTGCTGCAGGGTGGCTTTCCCCTGGTACGCCAGCCCTATGAGGAACTGGGACGGCAGCTTGGTCTTAGCGGTTCCGCGGTAATAGCCCGCATCGAAAAACTCAAGGAAGACGGCATGGTACGGCAGATAGGCCCGGTGATAGACGGGCGCAGGCTGGGCTACCAGAGTACGCTTCTGGGGATGCAGATCGCGCCGGAGCAATTAGCTCTAGCAGAGAGAATTATTATAGAACACCGGGGCATCAGCCATGCCTACGAGCGAGAGCATGC is drawn from Dehalococcoidia bacterium and contains these coding sequences:
- a CDS encoding radical SAM protein translates to MISITRLLCDNVGPGDYLRYEKKEQPRPVVVWNCTRQCNLRCIHCYASAKTSKAPGELDNASAKKLIRDLADFGVPVILFSGGEPLMRVDLFELAQYARELGIRVALSTNGTLITPEAAEQIRQIGFAEVGVSLDGIGANHDRFRGKSGAFQEALGGIRNCVALGLRVSLRLTMTRYNYQEIPAILKLTEDEGINRICFYHLAYAGRGGNLQAQDLTHAESRAVVDTICEQALSMHRRGLPKEILTVGNHADGVYLYLRLRKQDPERASRMLDLLRINGGNNAGVRIGAVDGLGNVHPDQFWQQAIVGNVRERKFGEIWSDPSQPLLAGLRERKKLLEGRCARCQYLDLCNGNLRVRAEAAYGNAWAEDPACYLSDEEIGIIS
- a CDS encoding radical SAM protein, translating into MRTEVTSNLVGEQIITSRLQLVAWEITRSCNLSCAHCRASAQQGTYQGELTTNECFRLLDQIAAAAKPIIILTGGEPLARPDLIPIARYAAGLGLRVVLGSNGTLVSGDMARSLKDVPIARLGVSLDFPTESLQDKFRGKAGAFREALQGLANARQAGLPIQINATITKLNVAYLNDLVNLAIEVGASAFHPFLLVPTGRGKGLESVELSSEEYEATLNWIYDKQQELGDRIFFKPTDAPHYLRIVKQRERSQPAAACPTPQHSGHHPANSLSRGCLAGTGFCFISHVGRVQGCGYLDVSAGNIKEQTFGEIWENSPLFRELRDLSKIKGKCGACEYKRICGGCRARAYETSGDYLAAEPYCVYQPRACGESANA